Proteins from a genomic interval of Rhizobium etli CFN 42:
- a CDS encoding ABC transporter permease: MTGLALGERRFWYAQQKGSLFAALLFVAMFALYVSNHPAGFTPNVVQTASNKATLLAFVAMAQCLVVITAGIDLSVGMILVLCNCLASWLVVGTPLETGAGVIVVLLAGLGCGMLNGLIIIFGRLQPIVTTIATSAIFYGLALLLRPTPGGSVNEDLADAFTSKLFGIVPASLAVLLVVIIVVWVPFSRSAIGRAAYAVGSAENAAYMSAMPVKRAKFAAYALAGLLSAIGGLYLTFFSYTGEAALASGNAYTLYSIAAVVLGGVSLAGGKGSAVGAVFGALAFRTIGDLLFVFDFDPLWQPLFQGVVLMLAISIGCIGLARVRNRLEWFQ, translated from the coding sequence ATGACCGGGCTGGCTCTCGGCGAACGACGGTTCTGGTATGCGCAGCAGAAAGGGTCGTTATTTGCCGCACTGCTCTTCGTCGCCATGTTCGCCCTCTACGTCTCGAACCACCCGGCGGGCTTTACCCCCAACGTCGTGCAGACGGCTTCGAACAAGGCGACGCTGCTTGCTTTTGTAGCGATGGCGCAGTGCCTGGTCGTCATCACCGCCGGCATCGACCTCTCGGTCGGTATGATTTTGGTCCTCTGCAATTGTCTTGCCTCCTGGCTGGTCGTTGGGACGCCGCTGGAGACAGGGGCAGGTGTCATCGTGGTGCTGCTTGCCGGACTCGGCTGCGGCATGCTGAACGGGCTCATCATCATCTTCGGTCGATTGCAGCCGATTGTCACAACGATTGCGACCAGCGCAATCTTCTACGGCTTAGCGCTCTTGCTGCGGCCGACTCCCGGAGGTTCGGTGAATGAGGATCTGGCGGATGCGTTTACTTCAAAGCTTTTTGGGATTGTTCCGGCAAGCCTCGCCGTCCTTCTCGTTGTTATTATCGTCGTCTGGGTTCCGTTCAGCCGCTCGGCGATAGGCAGGGCAGCCTATGCGGTGGGTTCGGCCGAGAATGCAGCCTATATGTCGGCTATGCCGGTCAAGCGGGCAAAATTCGCCGCCTATGCGTTGGCTGGACTTCTTTCGGCGATCGGCGGGCTCTATTTGACCTTTTTCTCCTATACCGGCGAAGCGGCTCTAGCGAGCGGCAACGCCTATACACTGTATTCGATTGCGGCGGTGGTGCTCGGCGGCGTTTCCCTTGCGGGCGGCAAGGGGAGTGCCGTCGGCGCCGTTTTCGGAGCCTTGGCATTTCGCACGATCGGCGACCTGCTGTTCGTCTTCGATTTCGATCCGCTTTGGCAGCCGCTATTCCAGGGCGTAGTGTTGATGCTGGCGATCAGTATCGGATGCATCGGCCTTGCCAGAGTCCGCAATCGGCTGGAGTGGTTTCAATGA
- a CDS encoding ABC transporter permease, which produces MSEETTLRQLRVPARLRGVDPAVAIAFGCIILLLLAGSIYSRNFLSLDYLLQQLKVASFLGVIATGMMAVILLGQIDLSVPWVVTTGAMMACAATAYGTTGSVMAIPFGIFCGCMIGLVNGLSVAYLRIPSMIVTLATNAVAQGLMVVYTGGFSPQDSASPTMRFLAAGYTVPGLPNGVLVWFLIGLLAVFMLTRTTFGRSLYSVGNRERAAYMSGIDTRRVTLLAFIMSGGLSALGGVLLAGYASKASQSMGDSYLLPSIAAVVLGGTHVLGGKGSYLGTVAGVILITLLQSILSVMQIEEAGRQLIYGAVIIGMLLLYGRQRPA; this is translated from the coding sequence ATGAGCGAGGAAACAACCTTGCGGCAGCTTCGGGTGCCTGCACGGCTGCGCGGCGTCGATCCCGCGGTGGCAATCGCATTTGGATGCATCATCCTGCTTCTGCTTGCCGGATCGATCTATTCGCGAAATTTCCTGTCACTCGACTATCTCCTGCAACAGTTGAAGGTGGCCTCGTTCCTCGGCGTCATTGCCACCGGCATGATGGCGGTCATCTTGCTCGGCCAGATCGACCTTTCTGTGCCGTGGGTGGTGACGACGGGCGCAATGATGGCCTGCGCGGCGACAGCCTACGGAACGACCGGCTCGGTTATGGCGATCCCCTTCGGCATTTTCTGCGGTTGCATGATTGGTCTCGTCAACGGCTTGTCGGTCGCTTATCTCCGCATTCCCTCGATGATCGTCACACTGGCCACCAATGCTGTCGCGCAGGGGCTGATGGTCGTTTATACCGGCGGCTTCTCGCCGCAGGATTCGGCCTCGCCGACTATGCGATTCCTCGCGGCCGGATACACCGTCCCCGGATTGCCGAACGGCGTTCTCGTGTGGTTCTTGATCGGTCTGCTTGCGGTCTTCATGCTGACTCGCACGACCTTCGGTCGATCGCTTTACTCTGTCGGAAACCGTGAGCGCGCCGCCTATATGTCGGGCATCGACACACGCCGCGTCACGCTTCTCGCCTTCATCATGTCGGGCGGACTCAGTGCGCTCGGCGGCGTGCTGTTGGCGGGTTATGCGTCGAAGGCTTCGCAATCCATGGGCGACTCTTATCTGCTGCCTTCGATTGCTGCCGTCGTTCTCGGTGGTACGCACGTGCTCGGCGGCAAAGGGTCTTATCTCGGGACCGTCGCCGGCGTCATCCTGATCACGCTGCTGCAATCGATCCTCTCCGTCATGCAGATCGAGGAAGCAGGCCGCCAACTTATCTATGGCGCCGTTATCATCGGTATGCTTCTGCTTTACGGCCGCCAGCGGCCGGCCTGA
- a CDS encoding peroxiredoxin: MSLRINDIAPDFTADTTQGPISFHDWIGNGWAVLFSHPKNFTPVCTTELGAMAGLADEFSKRGVKIIGISVDPVESHAKWKGDIKTATGFDVDYPLIGDKDLKVAKLYDMLPAGAGDSSEGRTPADNATVRSVFIIGPDKKIKLILTYPMTTGRNFNEILRAIDSIQLTAKHQVATPANWNQGEDVIITAAVSNDDAIARFGSFDTVLPYLRKTKQPSV, encoded by the coding sequence ATGAGCTTACGTATCAACGATATTGCCCCCGATTTTACCGCCGACACCACACAGGGACCGATCAGCTTCCATGATTGGATCGGCAACGGCTGGGCCGTGCTGTTTTCGCACCCGAAGAATTTCACGCCTGTCTGCACGACGGAGCTCGGCGCCATGGCCGGCCTCGCTGACGAGTTTTCCAAGCGCGGCGTCAAGATCATCGGCATCTCCGTCGATCCGGTCGAAAGCCATGCCAAGTGGAAAGGTGATATCAAGACCGCAACAGGCTTCGATGTCGATTATCCCCTGATCGGCGATAAGGACCTCAAGGTGGCCAAGCTCTACGACATGCTGCCGGCCGGCGCCGGCGACAGCTCCGAAGGCCGCACGCCCGCAGACAACGCAACGGTGCGTTCGGTCTTCATCATCGGCCCGGATAAGAAGATCAAGCTGATCCTGACCTATCCGATGACGACGGGCCGCAATTTCAACGAGATCCTGCGCGCCATCGACTCCATCCAGCTGACGGCCAAACACCAGGTGGCGACCCCGGCAAACTGGAATCAGGGCGAAGATGTCATCATCACCGCCGCCGTTTCCAACGACGACGCGATCGCCCGTTTCGGCTCCTTCGATACGGTTCTGCCCTATCTCAGGAAGACGAAGCAGCCGTCGGTTTGA
- a CDS encoding lytic transglycosylase domain-containing protein: protein MIGRKRQSGIVRRSAKALFSLGFLFFVLNTSKAWAEESAADPACLYSGPSASGSGGRLCIRKDSFNRDLCNAIEHFAEANRLPPAYFARLIWRESTFRPDAVSFKGAQGIAQFMPGTAKLRGLEDSYQALEALRKSAQYLDELRNRFGNLGLAAAAYNAGENGLATYLTSGRLPYETRGYVMAITAHTVEEWKDNPPEDAAVPLDKDKPFLDGCVALAESRILKDTPWRQEGIWAPWGVQLAANADVAVARRMFRDAVQDLPAPLNAEQPLILRQRDRSFGFRPRYAARIARQTRLEANDVCSQIRKHGGTCLVFRNQ, encoded by the coding sequence ATGATAGGGCGAAAGCGTCAGTCCGGCATTGTGAGGAGATCGGCGAAGGCGCTGTTTTCGCTGGGTTTCCTGTTTTTCGTCCTAAACACGTCGAAGGCTTGGGCAGAAGAGAGTGCTGCCGATCCGGCTTGTCTCTATTCGGGACCTTCGGCCTCAGGGTCGGGCGGGAGGCTCTGCATCCGCAAGGACAGTTTCAATCGTGACCTCTGCAATGCGATCGAGCATTTCGCCGAGGCCAATCGGTTGCCGCCGGCTTATTTCGCTCGGCTCATCTGGCGCGAAAGCACCTTTCGCCCCGATGCGGTCAGCTTCAAGGGCGCGCAGGGCATTGCGCAGTTCATGCCTGGAACGGCGAAACTTCGCGGTCTCGAAGACAGCTATCAGGCGCTGGAAGCCTTGAGGAAATCAGCGCAATATCTCGACGAATTGCGCAATCGTTTCGGCAATCTCGGGCTTGCCGCCGCCGCCTATAACGCCGGTGAAAACGGTCTTGCGACTTACCTCACATCAGGCAGGTTACCCTACGAGACGCGCGGCTACGTGATGGCGATCACCGCCCATACGGTCGAGGAGTGGAAGGATAATCCGCCTGAGGATGCGGCCGTCCCGCTCGACAAGGACAAGCCCTTCCTCGATGGCTGCGTGGCGCTTGCCGAAAGCCGAATATTGAAGGACACGCCTTGGCGTCAGGAGGGCATTTGGGCTCCCTGGGGCGTCCAGCTGGCCGCGAATGCCGATGTCGCAGTGGCCCGGCGCATGTTTCGCGATGCCGTGCAGGATCTGCCGGCGCCATTGAATGCGGAGCAGCCGCTGATCCTGCGCCAGCGCGATCGCAGCTTCGGGTTCCGCCCGCGTTACGCCGCCCGCATCGCCCGCCAGACACGCTTGGAGGCGAACGACGTCTGCAGCCAGATCCGCAAGCATGGCGGGACCTGCCTGGTTTTCAGGAACCAATAG
- a CDS encoding NAD-dependent epimerase/dehydratase family protein, protein MRVLVIGATGHVGTYLVPRLVEAGHDVVTISRGAARPYTADRAWASVDQRQMDRVEMERKGDFGPAMRALNADIVIDMICFTLESAEQLVTALSGYVGHFLHTGTIWTHGYPVAVPTREEAPKSPFGDYGIQKAAIETYLLQQARLRGFPATIIHPGHIVGRGWAPLNPAGNFNLQVFSTLARGEALALPNFGLETVHHVHADDVAAMFMDAIANRNASLGESFHAVSEQALTLRGYAESMSRWFGRDPKLTFAPFDAWARGQAAEDAEATWEHIARSPNCSIAKARRLLGYGPRYTSLQAVQESVGWLLGQGRIKS, encoded by the coding sequence ATGCGCGTTTTGGTCATTGGAGCGACGGGACATGTCGGAACCTACCTTGTTCCCCGTCTGGTCGAGGCGGGTCACGATGTCGTAACGATCAGCCGCGGTGCGGCAAGGCCCTATACGGCGGACCGCGCCTGGGCCTCCGTCGATCAGCGACAGATGGACCGGGTAGAGATGGAGCGAAAGGGTGATTTCGGCCCGGCCATGCGGGCCTTGAACGCCGATATCGTCATCGACATGATCTGCTTCACGCTGGAAAGCGCCGAGCAGCTGGTGACGGCGCTGTCAGGCTATGTCGGCCATTTTCTGCATACCGGCACGATCTGGACACATGGATATCCGGTGGCCGTGCCGACACGGGAGGAAGCGCCGAAGTCTCCGTTCGGTGACTATGGCATTCAAAAGGCGGCGATCGAAACCTATCTGCTGCAGCAGGCAAGACTTCGGGGTTTTCCGGCGACCATCATTCATCCCGGCCACATTGTCGGCCGCGGATGGGCGCCGCTCAATCCGGCCGGCAATTTTAATCTGCAGGTCTTTTCGACCCTTGCCCGCGGGGAGGCTCTGGCGTTGCCCAATTTCGGTCTGGAGACCGTTCATCATGTCCACGCCGATGACGTGGCGGCGATGTTCATGGATGCAATCGCCAATCGGAACGCATCGCTCGGCGAAAGTTTTCACGCGGTATCGGAGCAGGCGCTGACGCTTCGCGGTTACGCCGAGTCCATGTCGCGTTGGTTCGGGCGGGATCCGAAGCTCACCTTCGCGCCGTTCGACGCCTGGGCGAGAGGCCAGGCGGCCGAGGACGCGGAGGCGACATGGGAGCACATCGCCCGCAGTCCGAACTGCTCGATTGCCAAAGCCCGGCGCCTGTTGGGTTACGGCCCGAGATATACGTCTCTGCAGGCGGTGCAGGAATCAGTCGGCTGGCTGCTCGGGCAGGGGCGGATCAAGAGCTGA
- a CDS encoding glycerate kinase type-2 family protein has translation MTITAPRDFLKSLFDAAVRAADPLTGIKSHLPEKPKGRTVVIGAGKGAAQMARALESAWEGPIEGLVVTRYGYGCETRFIEIIEAAHPVPDAVGFAAARRLMETVNRLTEDDLVIALICGGGSALLPAPPEGLTLEDEIALNEMLLASGAPISAMNVVRKHLSTIKGGRLAAATKARVVSLIVSDIPGDNPAHVASGPTVPDDSTRHDALEIIRQYGLQLPQAALDHLNSPKADAPRPDDPVFLRHEHHIIASAGVSLAAAAAKAKSQGITPAILSDAIEGESRDVALVHAAIAREVVGRNRPFSKPVVILSGGETTVTLRAKGGKGGRNGEFTLAMALAIDGQDGIDVLAADTDGIDGSEDNAGAFADGGTVKRLRAAGLDPRPLLDGNDSYSAFQTIGDLFETGPTGTNVNDFRAILIR, from the coding sequence ATGACGATAACCGCCCCCCGCGATTTCCTGAAAAGCCTGTTCGACGCGGCGGTTCGCGCCGCCGATCCGCTGACCGGCATCAAATCGCATCTGCCGGAGAAACCGAAAGGAAGAACCGTCGTGATTGGCGCCGGCAAGGGCGCGGCGCAGATGGCGCGGGCGCTCGAAAGCGCATGGGAGGGACCGATCGAGGGATTGGTGGTCACCCGATACGGCTATGGCTGCGAAACGCGCTTCATCGAGATCATCGAGGCAGCCCACCCGGTGCCCGACGCTGTGGGGTTTGCTGCCGCGAGACGGTTGATGGAAACGGTGAACCGGCTGACGGAAGACGATCTCGTGATCGCGCTGATCTGCGGCGGCGGCTCGGCACTGCTGCCCGCCCCGCCGGAAGGGTTGACGCTCGAGGACGAAATTGCGCTCAACGAAATGCTGCTTGCTTCGGGCGCGCCGATCTCGGCGATGAACGTCGTGCGAAAACATCTCTCCACCATCAAGGGCGGAAGGCTGGCGGCAGCGACGAAAGCGAGAGTCGTCAGCCTGATCGTTTCCGACATTCCTGGCGACAACCCAGCCCATGTCGCGTCCGGGCCGACGGTTCCCGATGATTCGACGCGGCACGACGCGCTCGAGATCATCAGGCAATATGGATTGCAGCTGCCGCAGGCCGCGCTCGACCACCTGAACTCGCCGAAAGCCGATGCGCCGCGGCCGGACGATCCGGTATTCCTGCGGCACGAGCATCACATCATCGCCTCTGCCGGCGTTTCGCTGGCGGCGGCCGCCGCCAAGGCGAAATCGCAAGGGATCACGCCGGCAATCCTCTCAGATGCCATCGAAGGCGAATCGCGTGACGTGGCGCTGGTGCATGCGGCCATCGCCCGCGAGGTCGTGGGGCGGAACAGGCCATTCTCGAAGCCGGTCGTCATCCTGTCCGGCGGCGAGACGACGGTGACGCTGAGAGCCAAGGGCGGCAAAGGCGGGCGCAATGGCGAATTCACCCTTGCCATGGCGCTTGCGATCGATGGGCAAGACGGCATTGATGTGCTGGCTGCCGACACGGACGGCATCGACGGCTCGGAAGACAATGCCGGCGCCTTTGCCGATGGCGGCACGGTGAAGCGTCTGCGCGCCGCCGGGCTCGATCCGCGCCCGCTGCTCGACGGCAATGACAGCTACTCGGCGTTCCAGACGATCGGCGATCTCTTCGAAACCGGTCCGACCGGAACCAACGTCAACGATTTCAGAGCGATCCTCATCCGTTAG
- a CDS encoding DUF6074 family protein has product MATETTCRPAASHDGKIIAFPSATGTANVERCARELGRRHGADAIEFWKAECRRLADQLLSAGMPESDVGQRVMEFQQDVQIELVLSHQKQAVAKSRKR; this is encoded by the coding sequence ATGGCCACTGAAACGACCTGCCGCCCCGCCGCCTCTCACGACGGCAAGATTATTGCTTTTCCCTCCGCAACCGGGACTGCCAATGTCGAGCGCTGCGCTCGGGAACTCGGCCGCCGGCATGGCGCGGACGCGATCGAATTCTGGAAGGCAGAGTGCCGCAGGCTTGCCGATCAGCTTCTCTCCGCGGGAATGCCGGAGAGCGATGTCGGCCAGCGGGTGATGGAGTTTCAACAAGATGTCCAGATCGAACTGGTCCTCAGCCACCAGAAGCAGGCCGTTGCCAAATCGCGGAAACGCTGA
- a CDS encoding low affinity iron permease family protein produces MSNKSNFFSSFATAVAELSGRPFTFVAALMLVLLWAISGPYFDYSETWQLVINTTTTIITFLMVFVLQNSQNRDGKALQAKLDELILTSQAANKFVGIEKLDEGELREMSKTLAEKAESVEEKAEEKSAAEASS; encoded by the coding sequence ATGTCGAACAAATCCAACTTCTTCTCATCCTTCGCAACCGCCGTCGCCGAGCTGTCGGGAAGGCCGTTCACCTTTGTCGCAGCTCTGATGCTCGTCCTCCTCTGGGCGATATCAGGCCCTTATTTTGACTACTCCGAAACATGGCAGCTCGTGATCAACACGACGACCACCATCATTACCTTCCTGATGGTGTTTGTGTTGCAGAACAGCCAGAACCGAGACGGAAAGGCTCTGCAGGCCAAGCTTGACGAGCTCATTCTGACGAGTCAGGCCGCCAATAAATTCGTCGGCATCGAAAAGCTGGACGAGGGCGAACTCAGGGAAATGAGCAAGACGCTTGCAGAAAAGGCCGAAAGCGTCGAGGAAAAGGCGGAGGAGAAATCCGCGGCAGAGGCGTCCAGCTAG
- a CDS encoding low affinity iron permease family protein, with protein MRWRFRLISDLAVAWAGHRVLLAALIAFTAIWIAVGLSFSFPRQWFLLTNMVGTLITFFILLLVQHSQNRDMKALHTKLDELIRSSEAGNHWIAAEKKDVGAIEDMRQQHQDQIPENRA; from the coding sequence ATGCGCTGGCGCTTTCGACTGATTTCCGACCTCGCCGTAGCATGGGCAGGGCATCGTGTGCTTCTTGCCGCGCTGATCGCATTCACAGCTATATGGATCGCGGTGGGTTTGAGCTTTTCCTTTCCCCGGCAGTGGTTCTTGCTGACCAACATGGTGGGGACACTCATTACATTCTTCATTTTGCTGTTGGTGCAGCACTCCCAAAATCGGGACATGAAGGCACTCCACACCAAGCTCGACGAACTGATCCGATCAAGTGAGGCGGGGAACCATTGGATTGCGGCGGAGAAGAAAGATGTCGGCGCCATTGAAGACATGCGCCAGCAGCATCAAGACCAGATTCCGGAGAATCGCGCCTGA
- a CDS encoding CsbD family protein, giving the protein MDWNRVEGNWKQMKGKVKEQWGKLTDDDLDVINGKRDQLEGKIQERYGYEKDRTRKDIDDWYNRQTW; this is encoded by the coding sequence ATGGATTGGAACCGCGTCGAAGGTAATTGGAAGCAGATGAAAGGCAAGGTCAAGGAGCAGTGGGGCAAGCTGACGGACGACGATCTTGACGTCATCAACGGTAAGCGCGATCAGCTCGAAGGCAAGATCCAGGAGCGCTACGGCTACGAGAAAGACCGTACCCGCAAGGACATCGATGATTGGTATAATCGCCAGACCTGGTAA
- a CDS encoding membrane protein, whose protein sequence is MTNRNDRQETTGSEKRRRRAGRFGIDHVNHRLMLGSFSIGLPHSRIGRMAIGAALVFCGLLGFLPVLGFWMLPLGLLVLSHDLSIARRLRRRLAVWWHRRRTPAG, encoded by the coding sequence ATGACAAACAGGAATGATCGCCAAGAGACAACGGGCAGCGAAAAGCGCAGAAGGCGGGCAGGGCGCTTCGGTATCGACCACGTAAACCACAGGCTTATGCTCGGCTCCTTCAGCATTGGCTTGCCGCACTCACGCATCGGACGGATGGCAATCGGTGCGGCCCTCGTTTTCTGTGGATTGCTGGGCTTCCTGCCGGTCCTCGGTTTCTGGATGCTGCCGCTCGGCCTCCTGGTGCTTTCGCATGATCTTTCCATCGCCCGCCGGCTTCGGCGCCGGCTGGCAGTCTGGTGGCACAGACGGCGAACGCCGGCCGGCTAA
- a CDS encoding KTSC domain-containing protein, translated as MEWAALKERQGRAAYDAETRDLHVKFAGSAPVRHANIPPHVYQNLLETNDPHFYYGYYIAPSRVSPARRQPVSMVVHGLKLVLLLAACSVLMATELDPGHGGIFEESELRSN; from the coding sequence ATGGAATGGGCTGCCCTCAAAGAAAGGCAGGGACGTGCGGCATATGATGCCGAGACCCGGGATCTCCACGTAAAGTTCGCCGGTTCCGCGCCGGTGAGACATGCGAACATTCCGCCACATGTCTACCAGAACCTTCTGGAAACGAACGATCCGCACTTCTATTACGGGTATTATATCGCGCCATCGCGCGTCTCACCGGCCCGTCGACAACCGGTCTCGATGGTCGTCCACGGACTGAAGCTCGTTCTGCTTCTTGCCGCCTGCAGTGTGTTGATGGCAACCGAGCTGGATCCGGGCCATGGCGGGATTTTCGAGGAAAGCGAACTGAGATCGAATTAG
- a CDS encoding protein-L-isoaspartate O-methyltransferase family protein: protein MMDFEAARAKMVDTQIRTTDVTSHSVLTAFLTVPREAFVPEKSKLLAYIDNDVEISAAAPGKPARFLMEASPLAKLLQLAAIGKDDFVLEVGCGTGYTSALLSIIAGSVIALECDEALAAEAKAKLAGYGKIEVVTGPLEKGYAAGAPYDLIFINGAVEEVPAALLGQLRDGGRLVTVEGHGNAARAKVFVAERGAISENVFFNASVKPLPGFAKAREFVF, encoded by the coding sequence ATGATGGATTTCGAAGCAGCGCGCGCAAAGATGGTCGACACCCAAATCCGCACCACGGATGTTACCTCGCATTCCGTGCTGACGGCTTTTCTCACAGTGCCCCGCGAGGCTTTCGTGCCGGAGAAGTCAAAGCTGCTGGCCTATATCGACAACGATGTCGAAATATCGGCCGCTGCACCGGGCAAGCCGGCCCGCTTCCTAATGGAGGCCTCGCCGCTCGCCAAGCTGCTGCAGTTGGCCGCCATCGGCAAAGACGATTTCGTGCTCGAGGTCGGGTGCGGCACCGGATATACATCGGCGCTGCTGTCGATCATCGCCGGGTCGGTCATTGCCCTCGAATGCGACGAGGCACTGGCTGCCGAAGCGAAGGCAAAGCTTGCCGGCTATGGCAAGATCGAGGTCGTGACGGGTCCCCTCGAAAAGGGCTACGCCGCCGGCGCCCCCTATGATCTGATCTTCATCAACGGCGCGGTCGAGGAGGTTCCGGCCGCTCTTCTCGGTCAGTTGCGCGATGGCGGCCGTCTGGTCACGGTCGAAGGGCACGGCAATGCGGCTCGTGCCAAGGTCTTCGTCGCCGAGCGCGGCGCAATCTCGGAGAATGTCTTCTTCAACGCTTCAGTCAAGCCGCTGCCGGGTTTCGCGAAGGCGCGCGAATTCGTTTTCTGA
- a CDS encoding PopZ family protein — protein MAQPSVAREPSMEEILASIRQIIESNEPGAGKAISASVPPVYGADDENGSEIHLTVDDTYAGVEFPEPAMRSSDPRFVAANSAGIAPQTEAPARALSLADVAARVRAASERSAVQAGQALREIPSGFRQQEPQPAVMPEPPRAASSQPQPTQPVFTAVAAPVSPGPVRQPLEPAFAETLQATAAEPAAVAAETAPPALEPAHSPTERFLPSVVEEAQPTLLSEDAGLQISRSFEELAAAIDGAERRSLDEIAEDMLRPMLREWLDDNLPTLVERLVREEIERVARGPRR, from the coding sequence ATGGCTCAGCCAAGTGTAGCGCGTGAACCGTCCATGGAAGAAATTCTGGCCTCCATCCGCCAGATCATCGAAAGCAATGAACCCGGGGCCGGCAAGGCGATTTCAGCATCCGTGCCGCCGGTTTACGGCGCCGACGACGAAAACGGCTCCGAAATCCATCTGACGGTGGATGACACTTATGCCGGCGTGGAATTTCCCGAACCGGCCATGCGCTCTTCCGATCCGCGTTTCGTCGCCGCCAATTCGGCCGGCATCGCCCCTCAGACCGAAGCTCCGGCCCGCGCGCTGTCGCTTGCCGATGTCGCAGCCCGCGTGCGCGCCGCCTCCGAGCGCAGCGCCGTGCAGGCCGGTCAAGCCTTGCGCGAAATTCCGAGCGGCTTCCGCCAGCAGGAGCCGCAGCCGGCCGTGATGCCGGAGCCGCCGCGGGCTGCAAGTTCGCAGCCGCAGCCGACACAGCCTGTTTTTACCGCTGTCGCAGCACCCGTTTCCCCTGGTCCCGTCCGGCAGCCGCTTGAGCCGGCGTTTGCCGAAACACTGCAGGCCACAGCCGCCGAGCCGGCCGCTGTTGCCGCCGAAACTGCGCCGCCGGCTTTGGAGCCAGCCCACTCGCCGACCGAGCGTTTCCTGCCGAGCGTTGTCGAGGAGGCCCAGCCGACACTGCTTTCGGAAGACGCCGGCCTGCAGATCAGCCGCTCCTTCGAGGAGCTTGCCGCGGCGATCGACGGTGCCGAGCGCCGCTCGCTGGACGAGATTGCCGAGGACATGCTGCGCCCGATGCTGCGTGAATGGCTTGATGACAATCTGCCGACGCTGGTCGAACGGCTGGTGCGCGAGGAAATCGAGCGTGTGGCGCGCGGCCCGCGCCGCTGA